One genomic segment of Naumovozyma castellii chromosome 9, complete genome includes these proteins:
- the OSH2 gene encoding oxysterol-binding protein related protein OSH2 (ancestral locus Anc_3.175), whose product MPPTDIPKQMDVASKPLLQLKLLTCLHQNDFNTLQSFIATQESENNANAQEVFRLLLHLAVQVASNDLVERIIKDYVNSPEKNPPLKLDLNAQDENGNTALHLAAAQSRSEVITLLLDQPQINECIVNDAGLLPVEMCKDLNIAQMMQIRRSNYLSAVSKELKMAFQENKIDKLEAILHNPRNIDVFNVDYFDPETGDTLLHTAVRERNLALCSWLLQHDCNCCKRNFNGKLPIDLLKERPLTKKLMKDTLDANKHREVDHEIKTLLEKSNKEQGASTMPEGPPTYRGYLKKYTNFAQGYKLRYFVLDADGKLSYYKDQESTKKKCRGLLDLSTCNIHLNSSEKLKFELIGGKNVRARWQLKANHRVEANKWVWALQSAIRYLKDKNMMKKNNNVVPPSLAIPRTNKPAPLSPRRSLGSKPSSPLQQQVPMSGRVASFGRPRRPSNSLSVASSEVELSDNLTQSGKSYVNKMIENRIESSSTPISLHSRNPTVESFQPVKLSDTLTNHTIPSLKNTLLTSVASIDTRNSIESQYDEDDEIDNVIQDNTNSDEEGEGGVGTKADKDEEYLKVEYGPYTEKLNMFQNSISMELKSISELLLSDRIPDQQILDVVKVSLTNVTRSFEEMNQLTADRDKTLVSMLTKQRDINNIWIQSVKDLEKELMEKSERLQSLGKERRILKKTFQKKVLEAKETQDERNQESANSSDIEDVESDTSDTLEEIAKFISATKEEDENSDVDEFFDAEELLSESKMKLGQENESGKQNEPEANLIEIQPLEPEMEKHLPVEENKNIQPMTSPTMDRELEDKTSTKSKKEIVKTEPTHHLIAANDIQKKKELLIVKQGSFLGYEDGTRKRLALDKDERPKISLWGVLKSMVGKDMTRMTLPVTFNEPTSLLQRVTEDLEYSELLDQAATFEDSTLRLLYIAVFTASSYASTIGRVAKPFNPLLGETYEYSRPDKHYRFFTEQVSHHPPISATWTESPKWDFWGESYLDSKFNGRSFQFKHLGLWYIKMRPDLENSKEELYTFKKPDNTVIGILVGNPQVDNHGEVKILNHTNGDYCILNFKARGWRSSGAYEVRGEVYNKQKKKMWVLGGHWNDCIFAKKVTSKSGDVLSLEKTKTVTSFSGKGPTYDGSKFLVWKACARPDAPFNLTQFAITMNAPQPHLLPWLAPTDTRLRPDQRAMEDGRYDEAAEEKHRLEEKQRAVRKRREIENIEYHPRWFTKEVHPVTKLPYWRYTGDYWPLRRDKQLKDCADIF is encoded by the coding sequence ATGCCTCCGACAGATATACCAAAACAAATGGATGTCGCAAGTAAACCCTTATTACAGCTGAAACTATTGACTTGCCTACATCAAAATGATTTCAATACATTACAAAGTTTCATAGCTACACAAGAGTCTGAGAATAATGCAAATGCTCAAGAAGTTTTTAGATTATTACTCCATCTCGCCGTACAAGTTGCCTCCAATGACCTTGTTGAACGTATCATTAAGGATTATGTAAACTCACCAGAGAAGAACCCTCCATTGAAACTAGATTTAAATGCtcaagatgaaaatggGAACACCGCATTACATCTGGCGGCAGCACAATCACGCTCAGAAGTGATAACATTACTATTAGACCAACCTCAGATTAATGAATGCATAGTTAATGATGCTGGTCTTTTACCTGTTGAAATGTGtaaagatttgaatattgCGCAAATGATGCAAATAAGAAGATCTAATTATTTAAGTGCTGTCTCcaaggaattgaaaatggcattccaagaaaataagattgataaattggaagCAATTCTACACAATCCAAGGAATATTGACGTTTTTAACGTGGATTATTTTGATCCAGAAACAGGTGATACATTATTGCATACTGCCGTTAGGGAAAGAAATTTAGCACTATGTTCATGGTTATTACAACATGATTGCAACTGTTGTAAACGGAATTTTAATGGGAAACTACCtattgatttattgaaagaaagaCCCTTAACAAAGAAACTAATGAAGGATACCCTTGATGCTAACAAACACCGTGAAGTGGACCATGAAATAAAGACATTATTAGAGAAGAGTAATAAAGAACAAGGTGCCTCCACTATGCCAGAAGGACCTCCGACATACAGAGgttatttgaaaaaatacaCAAATTTTGCACAAGGTTATAAATTACGTTATTTTGTTCTAGATGCAGATGGGAAATTATCTTATTATAAAGACCAAGAATctacaaagaagaaatgcCGTGGTTTATTGGATTTATCCACATGTAACATTCATTTAAACTCATCtgagaaattgaaatttgaattaattggaGGAAAAAATGTTAGAGCTAGATGGCAATTGAAGGCTAACCATCGTGTAGAGGCAAACAAATGGGTTTGGGCTCTTCAAAGTGCTATAAGATACTTAAAGGACaaaaatatgatgaaaaagaataataatgttgTTCCACCATCACTAGCTATACCACGCACCAATAAGCCTGCACCATTATCCCCCCGTAGGAGTCTCGGTAGTAAACCAAGCTCTCCACTACAACAACAGGTACCAATGTCTGGAAGAGTAGCTTCATTTGGACGGCCACGTAGACCAAGTAATTCTCTGTCAGTGGCATCGAGTGAAGTTGAGCTTAGTGACAACTTAACACAATCCGGTAAATCCTACGTAAACAAGATGATTGAAAACAGAATAGAATCCTCATCAACACCCATATCATTACATTCGAGGAATCCAACTGTAGAGTCCTTCCAACCGGTGAAATTAAGTGATACTTTGACTAATCATACGATACcttctttgaagaatacACTTCTCACTTCAGTTGCATCGATTGATACACGTAATAGTATTGAGTCGcaatatgatgaagatgatgaaatcGATAATGTTATTCAAGATAATACCAattctgatgaagaaggtgaagGTGGAGTAGGGACTAAAGctgataaagatgaagaatatttaaaagtTGAATATGGTCCATAtactgaaaaattgaacatgtttcaaaattcaatctCGATGGAATTGAAATCTATATCAGAATTATTACTGTCTGATAGGATTCCTGACCAACAAATTTTGGATGTTGTAAAAGTTTCCTTAACTAATGTGACAAgatcttttgaagaaatgaacCAATTGACTGCAGATAGAGATAAGACTTTAGTCAGTATGCTCACAAAACAACGTgatatcaataatatttggattcaaTCAGTCAAGGATTTAGAGAAGGAATTAATGGAAAAGAGTGAACGTTTGCAATCTCTGGGTAAAGAGAGAAGaatcttgaagaaaaccTTCCAGAAGAAGGTTTTGGAGGCAAAAGAGACACAGGATGAAAGAAACCAAGAAAGTGCCAATTCATCTGATATAGAAGATGTAGAAAGTGATACTTCTGAtactttggaagaaattgcCAAATTTATTAGCGCCACTAAGGAAGAGGATGAGAATTCtgatgttgatgaattttttgatgctgaagaattattatcGGAGTCTAAGATGAAACTAGGGCAGGAAAATGAATCAGGTAAACAAAATGAGCCAGAAGCTAATTTGATAGAAATCCAACCTCTTGAACCAGAGATGGAGAAGCATCTTCCAGTGGAGgaaaataagaatattCAACCAATGACAAGCCCAACCATGGATAGAGAACTTGAGGATAAGACTTCAACTAAgtcaaagaaagaaattgtAAAGACAGAACCAACGCATCATTTAATTGCAGCTAACgatattcaaaagaaaaaggaatTATTAATAGTTAAACAAGGTTCATTTTTAGGATATGAAGATGGTACAAGGAAACGTTTGGCTCtggataaagatgaaagGCCGAAGATTAGTTTATGGGGTGTATTGAAATCGATGGTTGGGAAAGATATGACAAGAATGACCTTGCCTGTGACATTCAATGAACCGACGTCATTATTACAAAGAGTTACTGAAGATTTAGAATACtctgaattattagatcaGGCTGCTACTTTCGAAGATTCCACTCTAAGGTTATTGTACATTGCTGTGTTTACAGCATCATCATATGCATCCACGATTGGTAGAGTGGCAAAACCATTTAATCCATTATTGGGGGAAACGTACGAATATTCACGTCCTGACAAACATTATAGATTCTTTACCGAGCAAGTGTCACATCATCCTCCAATATCTGCCACATGGACGGAATCACCCAAATGGGATTTCTGGGGTGAATCATATCTAGACTCTAAATTCAATGGTagatctttccaatttaagCATTTAGGGCTTTGGTACATTAAGATGCGTcctgatttggaaaattccaAAGAGGAGTTGTATACATTTAAGAAACCTGATAACACTGTTATTGGTATTCTTGTTGGTAACCCACAAGTTGATAATCATGGTGAAGTTAAGATTTTGAACCATACGAATGGGGATTATtgtattttgaattttaaGGCAAGAGGTTGGAGATCATCCGGGGCATACGAAGTTAGAGGTGAAGTGTACAACAAgcagaaaaagaaaatgtgGGTATTAGGTGGTCATTGGAACGATTGTATATTTGCTAAGAAAGTGACGTCAAAATCTGGAGATGTTCTATCTTTGGAGAAGACTAAGACGGTCACTTCCTTTTCTGGGAAGGGCCCCACCTATGATGGATCTAAATTCTTAGTGTGGAAGGCATGTGCTAGACCAGATGCTCCATTCAACCTGACTCAGTTTGCTATCACTATGAATGCGCCTCAACCACATCTGTTACCGTGGTTAGCTCCCACGGATACGAGATTAAGACCGGATCAAAGAGCCATGGAAGATGGGAGATATGACGAAGCCGCCGAGGAAAAGCATAGATTGGAAGAGAAGCAAAGGGCGGTACGTAAGCGgagagaaattgaaaatattgaatatcaTCCAAGATGGTTTACCAAAGAGGTACATCCCGTCACTAAACTTCCGTATTGGAGATATACCGGGGACTACTGGCCTCTAAGAAGGGAcaaacaattgaaagattgcGCCGACATTTTTTAA
- the YAT1 gene encoding carnitine O-acetyltransferase YAT1 (ancestral locus Anc_3.176) yields the protein MTEHRTLNKRLPIPPLQDTLDRFLARIEPLQDERQNKRTRKIVNSPENIDLLTTLHQRLLEYDENLAKLKPESSFIEQFWYDSYLEYDASVVLNVNPFFQLQDDPTIGTEADIGSGPYGEHTLQIKRTSKLVISILKFIKQIRHKTLKPDKVRGGATLSMDQYEKLFGSSRIPPGPNEESCHLQTDETSHHVIILYKSQFYWFDVLDVNNEPIFETPEELEWNLYSIIMDVEKQKRHHDSIDEVPFGVFTTESRRVWSNIRDYIFHASDATNWKNLKLIDSALFVICLDDVAFNDDEEEELAKSMLCGTSKVQLDLKKSIVPLNIQSGTCLNRWYDKLQLIITKNAKAGFNFEHTGVDGHTVLRLATDIYTDSILSFARNITKNVPDIFASKKLCSPEDCKNFDLNHHHSLDVKYNANLITIPRKLEWKIDKFLLSSLHFAETRISDLISQYEFVTLDFEKYGATHIKSIFKCSPDAFTQQIFQVAYYALYGKFETTYEPAMTKIFQNGRTEAIRSVTPQSKKFVKFLFDRNATDEDRQKFLQESCKEHSKITRECSMGLGQDRHLYAMKCVWNEWYKDTLPLPPIYNDRSWSLLNTNVLSTSNCGNPCLKNFGFGPVTANGFGIGYVIRDNSISVVVSSRHRQTHRFVSLIEKSFLEMDHVYGRNPQPEENYLIGMRENPSQMAPTKSEDLRFLLSGYDYFDVSVSG from the coding sequence ATGACTGAACATCGCACTCTGAACAAAAGACTACCTATCCCTCCCTTACAGGATACACTGGACAGATTTTTAGCTAGAATTGAACCGTTACAAGATGAGAGACAGAACAAAAGGACGAGGAAGATTGTGAATTCCCCTGAAAATATCGATCTTTTGACAACTCTGCATCAAAGACTGCtagaatatgatgaaaatttggCGAAATTGAAACCTGAATCGTCATTCATCGAGCAATTTTGGTATGattcatatttggaatatgaTGCTTCCGTGGTTTTAAATGTGAACccatttttccaattacAAGATGACCCAACAATAGGAACAGAAGCTGATATTGGATCTGGTCCATATGGTGAACATACATTACAAATTAAACGTACTTCCAAATTAGTCATCtccattttgaaatttatcaaaCAAATTCGTCACAAGACCTTAAAACCAGATAAGGTTCGTGGTGGAGCCACTTTATCAATGGATCAGTACGAGAAACTATTCGGTTCCAGTAGAATTCCACCGGGGCctaatgaagaatcatGCCATTTACAAACCGACGAAACTTCACATCATGTGATAATTCTATACAAGTCTCAATTCTATTGGTTTGATGTCCTAGACGTCAATAATGAACCTATTTTTGAAACCcctgaagaattagaatGGAACTTATATTCTATCATTATGGATGTggagaaacaaaaaagaCACCACGATTCTATCGATGAAGTCCCCTTCGGTGTATTTACCACAGAGAGTAGAAGAGTTTGGTCAAATATTAGAGATTATATCTTTCATGCTTCAGACGCTACTAATTGGAAAAACTTAAAATTGATTGATAGTGCCCTATTTGTCATTTGTCTAGATGATGTTGCATTtaatgacgatgaagaggaagaattagCTAAATCTATGCTTTGTGGTACTTCCAAAGTGCAACtagatttgaagaaatcaattGTTCCGTTGAATATTCAAAGCGGTACCTGTTTGAATCGATGGTATGATAAGCTACAATTGATCATCACAAAGAATGCCAAGGCTGGCTTTAATTTTGAACATACTGGTGTGGATGGTCACACTGTATTAAGACTAGCCACTGATATATACACTGACTCCATTTTAAGTTTTGCTCGTAATATTACCAAGAATGTTCCAGATATCTTTGCATCCAAGAAACTTTGTTCCCCTGAAGATTGTAAAAACTTTGACCTGAATCATCACCACTCTCTAGATGTTAAATACAACGCTAATTTAATTACAATCCcaagaaaattggaatggaagattgataaatttttattatcatcCTTACATTTTGCTGAAACTAGAATTTCAGATTTAATTTCTCAATATGAATTTGTCACAttggattttgaaaaatacgGTGCCACACATATTAAatccatcttcaaatgttcACCAGATGCTTTCACTCAACAAATCTTCCAAGTGGCATATTATGCTCTTTACGGTAAGTTCGAGACTACATACGAACCAGCAATGACCAAGATTTTCCAGAATGGTAGAACTGAAGCCATCAGATCGGTAACACCACAATCTAAGAAATTTGTCAAGTTTCTCTTTGATCGAAACGCAACCGATGAAGATCGTCAAAAATTCTTACAAGAATCATGTAAGGAACATTCAAAAATCACTAGAGAATGTTCTATGGGACTAGGGCAAGATCGTCATTTATATGCAATGAAATGTGTTTGGAACGAATGGTACAAGGATACCTTACCGCTGCCACCAATATATAATGATAGATCATGGTCATTATTAAACACCAATGTGCTAAGTACTTCCAATTGTGGTAACCCATGTTTGAAGAACTTTGGGTTTGGTCCCGTGACAGCAAATGGGTTTGGTATTGGTTATGTTATCCGTGATAACTCCATTTCTGTGGTGGTGTCATCCAGACATAGACAAACTCATAGATTTGTGTCTTTGATAGAAAAATCATTCTTAGAGATGGATCACGTTTATGGTAGAAACCCACAACCGGAAgagaattatttaattggCATGAGAGAAAACCCAAGTCAAATGGCCCCAACTAAATCTGAAGACTTGAGGTTCTTGCTTTCGGGTTATGACTACTTCGATGTCAGTGTATCCGGTTGA
- the ADE1 gene encoding phosphoribosylaminoimidazolesuccinocarboxamide synthase (ancestral locus Anc_3.179) → MTQSITQTNLDGILPLIARGKVRDIYEVDPSTLLFVATDRISAYDVIMNNAIPDKGILLTKLSEFWFQFLSSDVRNHLVPIPAGKTVFDYLPKELHDNVKYREQLEDRCLLIKKFKLIPLEVIVRGYITGSAWKEYVKFGTVHSVKQASGLKESQEFPKAIFTPSTKAEQGAHDENISKEQAQEILGGDKDLVDRVEELAIRLYSKCKEYAKERGIIIADTKFEFGIDEATNEIILVDEVLTPDSSRFWSAKNYQVGVSQDSYDKQFLRDWLTANKLNGVDGVSVPEDIVQKTRAKYIEAYEILTGQKWSD, encoded by the coding sequence atgaCCCAATCCATCACCCAAACAAATCTAGACGGTATTCTACCATTAATTGCTCGAGGAAAGGTTAGAGACATCTACGAAGTCGATCCCTCTACATTGTTATTCGTTGCTACAGATCGTATATCTGCATACGATGTCATCATGAACAATGCTATCCCAGACAAAGGTATTCTTCTTACGAAACTTTCTGaattttggtttcaatttctATCTTCCGATGTGAGGAATCATTTAGTGCCAATTCCCGCAGGTAAGACCGTTTTCGATTACTTACCTAAGGAATTGCACGATAACGTTAAATATAGAGAACAATTAGAAGACAGATGTCTTCtcattaagaaattcaaattgattcCATTAGAGGTCATTGTGAGAGGTTATATTACTGGATCTGCATGGAAGGAATATGTCAAGTTTGGCACTGTCCATTCCGTTAAACAAGCTTCTGGGTTAAAGGAATCTCAGGAATTTCCAAAGGCTATCTTTACCCCGTCGACGAAAGCTGAACAAGGTGCACATGACGAAAATATCTCAAAGGAACAAGCACAAGAAATACTAGGTGGTGATAAAGATCTAGTGGATAGGGTAGAGGAACTAGCCATTAGATTGTATTCTAAATGTAAAGAATATGCTAAGGAAAGAGGCATTATTATTGCCGACACGAAGTTTGAATTTGGTATTGACGAAGCAACGAACGAGATTATATTAGTAGACGAAGTTTTAACTCCAGATTCTTCCAGATTCTGGTCTGCCAAGAATTACCAAGTTGGAGTATCACAGGATTCTTATGATAAACAATTCTTGAGAGATTGGTTGACTGCCAATAAGTTGAATGGTGTAGATGGTGTTTCCGTTCCTGAAGACATTGTGCAGAAAACCAGAGCCAAGTACATTGAGGCATACGAGATTCTCACTGGACAAAAGTGGTCAGATTAG
- the ERP3 gene encoding Erp3p (ancestral locus Anc_3.182): MSPSLLYILWFALLSNLFRLTCGSPLTIELNRNGNDQRECYYILTTDLDCTISYYFAVQHGSNNDFYINYEIFAPDDQYKPIISKTHERQGEWAFVGEHRGEYKICFDSGNKNEKIVDFEINYKCNSGSSIKNARNERREKRKTRRNIKDTNGGDALQQSIEDSLDNIERRLYSLESNMQYYKNRNQRNHHTVKSTEKRITMFSIYGILLIVAMCGIQLFVLEWVFKRSRR, from the coding sequence ATGAGCCCCAGTTTGTTGTACATATTATGGTTTGCTTTACTCAGCAATCTTTTCAGACTGACATGTGGGTCACCCTTAActattgaattgaatagGAATGGGAATGATCAACGCGAATGTTATTATATCCTTACAACGGATCTTGACTGTACCAtttcatattattttgCAGTACAACACGGCTCTAATAATGACTTCTATATTAATTATGAGATATTTGCTCCTGATGATCAATATAAGCCAATTATTAGTAAGACTCATGAAAGACAGGGCGAGTGGGCATTTGTTGGTGAACATAGAGGGGAATATAAGATATGTTTCGATTCTGGTAATAAGAATGAGaaaattgttgattttgaaattaattataAATGTAATAGTGGCTCATCCATAAAGAATGCCAGAAACGAAAGACGTGAAAAGAGGAAGACGAGAAGAAACATTAAAGATACCAATGGAGGGGATGCATTACAGCAATCCATTGAAGACTCTCtagataatattgaaagacGATTATATTCATTGGAAAGTAATATGCAATATTATAAGAATAGAAACcaaagaaatcatcatACTGTCAAGTCCACAGAGAAGAGAATCACAATGTTTTCAATCTATGGGATTCTATTGATTGTTGCCATGTGTGGAATACAGTTATTCGTCCTTGAATGGGTCTTCAAACGATCTCGTAGATga
- the CDC7 gene encoding serine/threonine protein kinase CDC7 (ancestral locus Anc_3.183): MTTSLSNERKPLEPHRTPSMSMPQDLPLEIQEEISHLYQDVPALKNNYNIIDKIGEGTFSSVYKAQDLKGKVTSKYASHFWKSPKYVALKKIYVTSSPQRIYNELNLLYILTGSSKVAPLCDAMRMRDQVIAILPYYPHDEFRTFYRDLPIKGIKMYIWELLQALNFVHSKGIIHRDVKPTNFLFNPELGRGVLVDFGLAEIQSDFSKNDYSKVFQNQYTGKDEIAAEFNAIKELRNNEQFCPCVLRSNNSVTSSSSSSGRSGSSSQHNPYGPMITIQNGKLVHVNNMNGMDLSKGYPKNEARRVKRANRAGTRGFRAPEVLMKCGSQTTKIDIWSVGVILLSFLARRFPMFQSLDDTDSLLELCAIFGWRTIKQCAAIHGLGFDVSGLTMMTENGYKDGLKEFVYELLNKECSVGTFPEYSVAFETFGYLTQDFAESRTAIEPRLPGGSRNDLTTLEENELKKYHEEIWTDHYWCFQVLEQCFEMDPLKRSSAEELLHSQFFSELNDNGDETDLEDTDDDFTNGASQDDVISSSQGDAVDDDVLLISDK; this comes from the coding sequence ATGACAACATCCCTTTCTAATGAACGTAAACCTCTGGAACCGCACAGGACGCCATCCATGAGTATGCCACAGGACCTACCACTTGAGATCCAAGAGGAAATATCACATTTATATCAGGATGTCCCAgctttaaagaataattataatattataGATAAAATTGGAGAGGGTACATTTTCCTCCGTGTACAAAGCTCAGGATCTGAAAGGTAAGGTTACCTCAAAGTATGCATCACATTTCTGGAAATCACCTAAATATGTagcattgaaaaaaatttacgTCACCTCATCACCTCAAAGAATTTAcaatgaattaaatttacTATATATACTCACGGGCTCGAGTAAAGTGGCTCCCCTGTGTGATGCTATGAGGATGAGAGATCAAGTTATTGCTATATTACCATATTATCCGCATGATGAGTTTAGAACGTTTTATAGAGATTTGCCGATTAAAGGTATAAAGATGTACATTTGGGAATTACTTCAAGCATTAAATTTTGTACATTCTAAGGGGATCATCCATAGAGATGTGAAGCcaacaaattttttatttaatcCTGAATTAGGGAGAGGTGTCCTGGTAGATTTTGGGTTAGCGGAAATACAAtcagatttttcaaagaatgatTACTCGAAGgtgtttcaaaatcaatataCCGgtaaagatgaaattgcCGCCGAATTCAATGCTATAAAGGAATTAAGGAATAATGAACAATTTTGTCCCTGTGTTTTAAGAAGCAATAACTCAGTAACGTCATCATCCTCTTCGTCTGGACGTAGTGGTTCCTCCAGTCAGCATAATCCTTACGGGCCCATGATAACTATTCAAAACGGTAAATTAGTCCATGTAAACAATATGAATGGAATGGACCTATCTAAGGGATACCCGAAAAACGAAGCACGTAGAGTGAAGAGGGCTAATAGGGCAGGTACTCGTGGATTTAGAGCACCGGAGGTATTAATGAAGTGTGGTTCACAGACAACAAAGATTGATATATGGTCTGTCGGTGTTATACTCTTAAGTTTTCTTGCTAGAAGATTTCCAATGTTCCAAAGTTTGGATGATACtgattcattattggaattatgTGCTATATTTGGTTGGAGGACCATTAAACAATGTGCTGCTATTCATGGATTAGGATTTGATGTTAGCGGTTTAACAATGATGACAGAAAATGGATATAAAGATGgattgaaagaatttgttTATGAATTGCTTAATAAAGAATGTTCAGTAGGTACTTTCCCTGAATATAGTGTTGcttttgaaacttttggTTACTTAACTCAAGACTTTGCAGAAAGTCGAACTGCCATTGAACCACGTTTACCTGGCGGTAGTAGGAATGATCTCACAACTTTggaggaaaatgaattgaaaaaatatcatgaagaaatttggaCTGATCATTATTGGTGTTTCCAGGTTTTGGAGCAATGCTTTGAAATGGATCCATTGAAGAGATCATCCGCTGAGGAGTTGCTCCATAGTCAATTTTTCagtgaattgaatgataatGGTGATGAAACAGATCTTGAAGAtaca